One Dermacentor silvarum isolate Dsil-2018 chromosome 10, BIME_Dsil_1.4, whole genome shotgun sequence genomic window carries:
- the LOC119431690 gene encoding uncharacterized protein LOC119431690, producing MVEIYGPFIFIKLVYNPAARPCKCSVPRCRGNYTGDTKVHVFKFPRDQALRDAWIRAVPRENLTVTEHSRVCELHFMDEDIIRDATHTDQATGRVMTVPLSHVRLRPDAVPSKFPNHSSYLSRKTARREDPDSKRARIENAALQKAIAESNEAFIRAREEDKVNSVSELANHLRSQGMKFWDVIERNERLLLIHIVDDEAPWLKYSVCVKGDLSVTLHVMKTAVKKLGANLCVPEIANSKRGMVELLEGIEKWDCDLMPNSVAEICEAVCLLLDQLCTSQAEDDANCIQFLKEQVTLHLSKKQRRRYSADFMMFCCIVFTISPHVYAFIRSHGSITLPHPMTIRSVCSSYGMSPQQEHQSETFLSYMTTRISDLKDDQRFVTVMVDQIHIKPYFDYKGGNITGAAINRNEAANCALVFMEDVIFNVFE from the exons ATGGTGGAGATTTACGGACCGTTCATCTTCATCAAACTTGTCTAC AATCCCGCCGCGAGGCCGTGCAAATGCTCTGTACCTCGATGCCGCGGAAACTACACGGGGGACACGAAGGTGCACGTCTTCAAGTTCCCGAGAGATCAAGCTCTAAGGGACGCTTGGATTCGCGCTGTGCCACGGGAAAACCTCACGGTCACCGAACATTCcagg gtatgtgaacttcatttcatggacgaggacattattcgagacgcgacgcatacagatcaagcaactggccgcgtaatgacagtgccgctatctcatgtgcgccttcgcccagacgctgtaccgtcgaagttcccgaatcattcgagctacttgtccagaaagaccgcgaggagggaagatcctgactccaagcgcgcgcgaatagagaatgcagcccttcagaaagccatcgctgaatccaacgaggcatttatcagagcacgcgaggaggataaagtcaacagtgtgagcgaacttgccaaccacttaaggagccaagggatgaagttctgggatgttatcgaaagaaatgaaaggctTCTTCTCATTCACATTGTCGACGATGAAGCACCGTGGTTGAAATACTCTGTTTGTGTGAAAGGAGATTTGAGCGTGACACTACACGTTATGAAAACGGCCGTAAAAAAGCTCGGTGCAAATCTCTGCGTTCCCGAAATCGCTAACAGTAAAAGGGGTATGGTGGAACTCCTGGAAGGCATCGAGAAGTGGGACTGTGACCTGATGCCCAACTCAGTCGCCGAAATTTGCGAGGCCGTTTGTTTACTGCTTGATCAGCTTTGCACGTCCCAAGCAGAAGATGACGCCAACTGTATTCAATTTCTGAAAGAGCAAGTCACCTTGCACCTATCGAAAAAACAGCGCAGGCGCTACTCTGCTGATTTCATGATGTTTTGCTGTATTGTTTTCACTATATCGCCCCATGTATACGCGTTCATACGTAGCCATGGAAGCATCACCTTGCCGCATCCTATGACGATAAGATCAGTGTGCTCGTCTTATGGTATGAGTCCTCAACAAGAGCATCAGAGTGAAACATTCCTCAGCTACATGACAACAAGAATTTCTGACCTGAAAGATGACCAGCGCTTTGTCACAGTTATGGTTGATCAAATACATATAAAACCTTACTTTGACTACAAAGGAGGCAATATTACCGGCGCTGCAATTAATAGAAATGAAGCTGCCAACTGTGCGCTCGTTTTCATG GAAGACGTTATCTTCAACGTCTTCGAGTAG